In Streptomyces griseiscabiei, a single genomic region encodes these proteins:
- a CDS encoding ArsR/SmtB family transcription factor, with the protein MSNAKVLPLLEPADGQGVVPCCPPLSERPMTAEEAETASRMFKALGDPVRLRLFSAVASHEGGEACVCDISDVGVSQPTVSHHLKKLKEAGLLTSERRGTWVYYRVEPSVLAAMGNLLTPPAAA; encoded by the coding sequence ATGTCGAATGCGAAGGTGCTGCCGCTGCTTGAGCCCGCCGACGGCCAGGGGGTGGTGCCGTGCTGCCCGCCGCTGAGCGAGCGCCCGATGACCGCCGAGGAGGCCGAGACGGCCTCGCGGATGTTCAAGGCCCTCGGTGACCCGGTGCGGCTGCGGCTGTTCTCCGCCGTGGCCTCCCACGAGGGCGGGGAGGCATGCGTGTGCGACATCTCCGACGTCGGCGTCTCCCAACCCACCGTCTCCCACCACCTGAAGAAACTGAAGGAAGCCGGGCTGCTCACCTCCGAGCGACGCGGCACCTGGGTGTACTACCGGGTTGAGCCGTCCGTGCTGGCGGCGATGGGCAACCTGCTGACCCCGCCGGCTGCGGCCTGA
- a CDS encoding MBL fold metallo-hydrolase yields the protein MFFAEILETEGLGNRSYLAGRARAAVVVDPPRDIDRVIAAAARRGVRIAAVAETHVHNDYVTGGLELARLTGARYLVPAGASVAYARVAVADGDVEEIDEGLVLRAVATPGHTPHHTSYVLEENGRAVAAFTGGSLLIGSVGRPDLVEPRLTEQLARAQHASAHRLAAELADEVPVMPTHGFGSFCSAGQSGGEHSTIGTEKAANPALLKDVETFVKELLAGLDDVPAYYAHMGPANAAGPVPVDLTAPERADAGEIARRLAAGEWVVDLRSRVAFSQGHVAGSFNFEVEGQLATYLAWMMPWGKPVTLLAQSAEDLARAQRELARVGIDRPAAAAVGSPADWAGEGAPLASFPRATFADLAAARERGEEPVVLDVRRDGERAGGWIEGSVHIPVHQVHQRLHEVPAGTVWVHCAGGMRAAIAASVLDASGRDVVAVDDGYTAAADAGLTLVTPAQH from the coding sequence GTGTTCTTTGCCGAGATCCTTGAGACGGAAGGTTTGGGCAACCGCAGCTATCTGGCCGGCAGGGCCCGGGCGGCGGTGGTGGTGGATCCGCCGCGGGACATCGACCGGGTGATCGCGGCAGCGGCCCGGCGCGGGGTCAGGATCGCGGCCGTCGCGGAGACGCACGTGCACAACGACTACGTCACCGGCGGCCTGGAGCTGGCCCGGCTGACCGGCGCCCGCTACCTGGTGCCCGCCGGTGCGTCGGTGGCGTACGCCCGGGTCGCGGTGGCCGACGGCGATGTCGAGGAGATCGACGAGGGCCTGGTGCTGCGGGCCGTGGCCACCCCCGGTCACACCCCGCACCACACCTCCTACGTACTGGAGGAGAACGGGCGAGCGGTCGCCGCGTTCACCGGCGGCTCGCTGCTGATCGGCAGCGTGGGCCGCCCCGATCTGGTGGAGCCGCGACTCACCGAACAGCTGGCCCGGGCCCAGCACGCCTCCGCGCACCGGCTCGCCGCCGAGCTGGCCGATGAGGTGCCGGTGATGCCGACGCACGGGTTCGGCAGCTTCTGCTCCGCCGGCCAGAGTGGCGGCGAGCACAGCACCATCGGCACGGAGAAGGCGGCCAACCCGGCGCTCCTGAAGGACGTGGAGACGTTCGTCAAGGAGCTGCTGGCCGGGCTGGACGACGTTCCGGCCTACTACGCACACATGGGCCCGGCCAACGCCGCGGGCCCCGTCCCGGTGGACCTGACCGCCCCGGAGCGCGCGGACGCGGGGGAGATCGCGCGCCGTCTGGCGGCCGGGGAGTGGGTCGTGGACCTGCGCAGCCGTGTGGCGTTCTCGCAGGGCCATGTGGCGGGCTCGTTCAACTTCGAGGTCGAGGGCCAGCTCGCCACCTACCTGGCGTGGATGATGCCGTGGGGCAAGCCGGTCACCCTGCTCGCACAGAGCGCCGAGGACCTCGCCCGTGCCCAGCGTGAGCTCGCCCGGGTCGGCATCGACCGCCCCGCCGCCGCAGCCGTGGGTTCCCCGGCCGACTGGGCCGGTGAGGGGGCGCCGCTCGCTTCGTTCCCGCGGGCGACGTTCGCCGACCTGGCTGCCGCACGCGAGCGGGGCGAGGAGCCGGTGGTGCTGGACGTGCGCCGCGACGGCGAGCGAGCCGGTGGCTGGATCGAGGGCAGCGTGCACATCCCGGTCCACCAGGTCCACCAGCGCCTTCACGAGGTGCCCGCCGGGACGGTGTGGGTGCACTGCGCGGGCGGCATGCGCGCGGCGATCGCCGCCTCCGTCCTGGACGCCTCGGGACGTGACGTCGTCGCCGTAGACGACGGCTACACCGCGGCCGCCGACGCCGGCCTCACCCTCGTCACGCCCGCCCAGCACTGA
- a CDS encoding rhodanese-like domain-containing protein, with protein MLLPECGPGRVTPAQAHRAVEDGSALLADVREEDEFQAGHAPAAFFLPLSRLAGGADLPSRMDGRDLLLICRSGHRSQQAARLLADRGVTAVDVTGGMRAWVAEGLPVQDAHGAAGSVI; from the coding sequence ATGCTCTTGCCCGAATGCGGCCCCGGCCGCGTCACACCGGCACAGGCCCACCGCGCCGTCGAGGACGGCTCCGCACTGCTCGCCGACGTCCGCGAGGAGGACGAGTTCCAGGCCGGTCACGCCCCTGCGGCCTTCTTCCTGCCGCTGTCCCGGCTGGCCGGGGGCGCGGACCTGCCCAGCCGGATGGACGGCCGTGACCTGCTGCTGATCTGCCGCTCCGGGCACCGCTCCCAGCAGGCCGCCCGGCTGCTCGCCGACCGCGGTGTCACAGCGGTCGACGTCACCGGCGGGATGCGCGCCTGGGTGGCCGAGGGCCTGCCCGTGCAGGACGCGCACGGGGCGGCGGGCAGCGTCATATGA